One genomic window of Pseudomonadota bacterium includes the following:
- the glk gene encoding glucokinase produces MFPYIVADIGGTNVCLGLVTGRNETNADYKICNLWSRSTEEFDGLESCLDAYIATLTGQRPTNACIAIAGPITADHVQMTNQNWNFSISGLRKQFGLKRLEVINDFAALAYSTLNISAHELTVVHAGRPIADAPRAIIGPGTGLGIAALVPTAVGWQPVPGQGGHIAFAPHNDKTAQILELIRDDLEYVCAESLLSGPGLVRLHQALAVIEGRATEALSPEQITAHAVAGTDPACRETLDLVCHLLGRIAGDVSLIYGARGGVFLGGGILPRIEAILLESDFMGGFQAKGLMRDYLENIPVYLMTGKHPALLGAASWFHDQKSGQKK; encoded by the coding sequence ATGTTTCCTTATATCGTCGCGGATATTGGTGGTACCAACGTTTGTCTTGGACTGGTAACCGGCAGAAACGAAACTAACGCCGATTATAAAATTTGCAACCTATGGTCTCGGAGCACCGAGGAATTTGACGGCCTTGAAAGCTGCCTGGATGCTTACATCGCAACCCTGACCGGCCAGCGCCCCACCAATGCCTGTATCGCGATCGCGGGCCCTATCACTGCTGATCATGTACAGATGACCAACCAGAACTGGAATTTTTCAATTTCCGGCCTGCGCAAACAGTTTGGCCTGAAGCGACTGGAGGTCATCAATGATTTCGCAGCCCTGGCTTATTCGACACTCAATATCAGCGCGCATGAGCTCACTGTTGTCCATGCGGGAAGGCCTATCGCCGATGCGCCACGAGCGATTATCGGCCCCGGTACAGGTCTTGGAATCGCGGCCCTGGTTCCGACGGCGGTTGGGTGGCAGCCGGTACCGGGTCAAGGCGGGCATATAGCTTTTGCACCGCACAACGACAAGACCGCTCAAATACTCGAGCTGATCCGCGACGACTTGGAATACGTCTGTGCAGAGTCATTGCTGTCGGGTCCGGGCCTGGTCAGGCTACACCAAGCGTTGGCGGTCATCGAGGGAAGAGCAACCGAGGCGTTGTCGCCGGAGCAGATTACCGCTCATGCCGTAGCCGGCACCGACCCTGCCTGCCGGGAAACACTGGACCTTGTTTGCCATCTACTGGGCCGAATCGCTGGTGATGTCTCGTTGATATATGGCGCCAGGGGCGGCGTATTTCTGGGTGGCGGAATCTTACCAAGAATTGAGGCCATATTGTTGGAAAGCGATTTTATGGGTGGTTTCCAAGCCAAGGGTCTGATGCGTGATTACCTGGAAAATATACCGGTTTATCTCATGACAGGAAAACATCCTGCGCTCCTGGGAGCGGCAAGCTGGTTTCACGATCAAAAGTCCGGCCAAAAGAAATAA
- a CDS encoding tetratricopeptide repeat protein: MGDQQCGDFHEKVWMSSVLRKDVFAVQEETALKIVDALHLALSPMEEAAVRRRYTENPHAYDAYLQGWALIESFNLGVDGPAKLDAGRQHFDRALALDSAYPLAFVGLAFVESYYVWIGEGTGDNLARAEEYARRALAFDPGLSQAHAVLGDIHGLRKEWAAAIVAFHEAIRLDPQNTYAWEELAWAFNSKDSPEPVEAEQAAREALRLDPTFLWNYYQLGWALEMQGRYEEAVAALEQALRINPAFLSGSRRLGRVYLAQGEYGKALAPFEVARKIRESPRLLRDIAAAHAGLGDMDKALAALADALASGYNDFANIDTSSHFAALRNDARFQALLAEYEN; encoded by the coding sequence TTGGGCGATCAGCAGTGCGGTGATTTCCACGAAAAGGTGTGGATGTCCTCGGTTTTGCGGAAGGATGTCTTCGCCGTGCAGGAGGAGACCGCGCTCAAGATCGTCGATGCGCTCCATCTGGCGTTGAGCCCCATGGAGGAGGCAGCCGTCCGCCGTCGTTACACCGAGAACCCGCACGCGTACGACGCGTACCTGCAAGGATGGGCATTGATCGAATCCTTCAACCTCGGCGTCGACGGTCCCGCGAAACTCGATGCTGGGCGACAGCACTTCGACCGCGCCCTGGCGCTCGACTCTGCCTACCCGTTGGCCTTCGTGGGGTTGGCGTTCGTCGAGTCCTACTACGTCTGGATCGGTGAGGGGACTGGCGATAATCTCGCGCGCGCGGAGGAATATGCTCGTCGGGCTCTTGCTTTCGACCCGGGACTCTCCCAAGCACACGCGGTGTTGGGAGACATCCATGGGCTTCGTAAAGAGTGGGCAGCGGCAATCGTCGCCTTCCACGAAGCGATCCGTCTGGACCCGCAAAACACCTACGCCTGGGAGGAACTGGCCTGGGCGTTCAACAGCAAGGATTCACCCGAGCCGGTGGAGGCAGAGCAGGCGGCACGGGAGGCCCTCCGCCTCGATCCCACCTTTTTGTGGAACTACTACCAGCTCGGATGGGCCTTGGAGATGCAGGGGCGATATGAAGAAGCCGTAGCTGCCTTGGAGCAGGCGTTACGGATCAACCCGGCTTTCCTCAGCGGCTCCCGTAGGCTCGGCCGTGTCTATCTCGCGCAGGGTGAATACGGCAAGGCGCTGGCCCCGTTCGAGGTAGCACGAAAGATACGGGAAAGCCCGAGGCTACTCCGCGACATCGCTGCCGCCCACGCAGGCCTCGGCGACATGGACAAGGCCCTCGCGGCGTTGGCGGACGCCCTGGCCAGCGGCTATAACGATTTCGCCAATATCGATACGAGTTCCCATTTTGCAGCGCTGCGCAACGACGCCCGCTTCCAGGCGCTGCTCGCCGAGTACGAGAACTAG
- a CDS encoding type II toxin-antitoxin system HipA family toxin: MSAVAEVKLWGRTIGAVSLEDGGQVAAFEYDAAFADSGIEISPIAMPLSARIYTFADLSRETFYGLPGLLADSLPDRFGNALIDAWLATQGRQPISFNAIERLCYTGKRGMGALEFSPAIGPQALEANQVQIDQLVELATEVLTHRNDFRVSFADAGKEQALNDILRVGTSAGGARAKAVIAWNRSTNEVRSGQVQAGEGFEYWLLKFDGVKGNKDKELEDPQGYGVIEYAYWKMAEDCGITMSECRLFEENGRQHFMTRRFDRPVGGGKLHMQSLGALAHYDFNNAGAYAYEQALLVIRQLDLPMHATEEQFRRMVFNVVARNQDDHVKNIAFLMDKAGNWSLAPAFDMTYSYNPSGVWTASHQMTMNGKRDDFVLADFVACAKSASMKRGRAEAIVKEVQETVSRWRSYAEEAGVPAGWRDKIQRVLRLQAFK, translated from the coding sequence ATGAGCGCCGTCGCCGAGGTCAAACTCTGGGGGCGCACGATCGGCGCGGTTTCGCTCGAGGACGGCGGGCAGGTGGCCGCCTTCGAGTATGATGCGGCCTTCGCCGATAGCGGTATCGAAATTTCGCCGATTGCCATGCCGCTTTCCGCCCGCATTTATACCTTTGCCGATCTCTCGCGAGAGACCTTTTATGGATTACCGGGCCTGTTGGCGGACTCGCTCCCGGACAGATTTGGCAATGCGCTGATCGATGCCTGGTTGGCCACCCAGGGTCGGCAGCCGATTTCGTTCAATGCCATCGAACGGCTTTGTTATACGGGAAAACGGGGGATGGGCGCCCTGGAGTTTTCCCCTGCGATCGGGCCGCAAGCGCTTGAGGCAAACCAGGTTCAAATCGATCAACTGGTTGAGTTGGCAACGGAGGTCCTGACGCATCGCAACGACTTCAGAGTTTCCTTCGCCGATGCCGGCAAGGAGCAGGCGCTGAACGATATTCTGCGGGTGGGCACCTCGGCCGGTGGCGCACGCGCCAAAGCGGTGATCGCCTGGAACCGATCGACCAACGAAGTGCGCTCTGGCCAGGTTCAGGCGGGCGAGGGGTTCGAATACTGGCTGCTCAAGTTTGACGGTGTCAAAGGCAACAAGGACAAGGAGCTCGAAGATCCGCAAGGGTACGGGGTGATCGAATACGCCTATTGGAAAATGGCCGAGGATTGCGGCATTACGATGAGCGAGTGCCGCTTGTTCGAAGAAAACGGCCGGCAGCACTTCATGACCCGGCGCTTCGACCGGCCTGTCGGTGGCGGGAAACTCCACATGCAGTCGCTGGGTGCGCTGGCGCACTACGATTTCAACAATGCGGGCGCCTATGCCTATGAACAGGCACTGCTGGTGATTCGGCAACTGGACTTGCCCATGCATGCGACCGAGGAGCAGTTCCGCCGCATGGTGTTCAATGTCGTTGCCCGCAACCAGGATGACCATGTCAAGAACATCGCCTTTTTGATGGATAAAGCCGGCAACTGGTCCCTCGCGCCTGCCTTTGACATGACCTACAGCTACAACCCGTCCGGTGTATGGACGGCCAGTCACCAGATGACCATGAACGGCAAACGGGACGATTTCGTATTGGCTGATTTTGTGGCTTGTGCAAAATCGGCTTCGATGAAACGCGGGCGCGCCGAGGCAATTGTCAAAGAAGTGCAGGAAACGGTGTCGCGTTGGCGGTCATATGCGGAAGAGGCAGGTGTCCCCGCTGGCTGGCGCGATAAAATCCAGCGGGTACTGCGTTTGCAAGCCTTTAAATAA
- a CDS encoding helix-turn-helix domain-containing protein, translating into MIINKLLADEAILAEIGKRVARRRLDLSVTQADVAEQAGVSKRTVERLESGASAQMSSFIRVLRVLDLLPGLEQMIPEAGPSPLALLRNKGKERQRASKRRPSEQTGKAWSWSDDP; encoded by the coding sequence ATGATTATCAACAAACTCCTCGCAGATGAGGCCATTCTTGCCGAAATCGGCAAGCGGGTTGCGCGTCGCCGGCTCGATCTGTCGGTGACCCAGGCGGATGTGGCGGAACAGGCGGGCGTCTCCAAACGCACGGTAGAGCGGCTTGAGTCCGGGGCTTCAGCGCAAATGTCGAGTTTCATCCGGGTCTTGCGTGTCCTGGATTTGTTGCCGGGCCTTGAGCAAATGATCCCGGAAGCCGGGCCGAGCCCGCTGGCGTTGCTACGGAACAAGGGCAAGGAGCGGCAACGCGCCTCAAAGCGCAGACCATCGGAGCAGACCGGCAAGGCGTGGTCGTGGAGTGACGACCCATGA
- a CDS encoding type II toxin-antitoxin system PemK/MazF family toxin yields MVRILRGEVRWAELNPTRGHEQAGRRPVLVLSHDIFNKRSGTVIAMAVTSQPQKARFPLTYPLESRQLPKPSWVKISQIRTLSVDKIGRKLGTVEPEQLAEIVDGLNQIIGI; encoded by the coding sequence ATGGTCCGAATATTAAGGGGTGAGGTCCGCTGGGCGGAACTCAATCCAACTCGTGGCCATGAGCAAGCCGGGCGCAGGCCAGTGCTTGTGCTAAGCCATGATATTTTCAACAAACGCTCCGGCACTGTTATTGCCATGGCCGTGACGAGCCAGCCACAAAAAGCTCGTTTTCCTCTCACTTATCCCCTCGAATCCAGGCAATTACCGAAACCGTCCTGGGTAAAAATCAGCCAGATACGCACTTTGTCCGTGGACAAAATTGGCAGGAAATTAGGCACTGTTGAGCCGGAGCAGTTGGCGGAAATCGTAGATGGGTTAAACCAGATAATCGGAATCTGA
- a CDS encoding ribbon-helix-helix protein, CopG family, which translates to MSSSKIAITLESGLLAEVDALVKKRVFPNRSRAIQEAVKEKLTRLNRSLLAEECARLDPEDEKALAEEGLTEDLSEWSEY; encoded by the coding sequence ATGAGCAGTAGCAAAATCGCAATCACGTTGGAATCCGGTTTGTTGGCCGAGGTTGATGCGTTGGTGAAAAAACGCGTGTTTCCCAATCGCAGTCGCGCAATTCAAGAGGCGGTAAAAGAAAAACTGACTCGTTTGAATCGCAGTCTTCTGGCCGAGGAATGTGCAAGACTGGATCCGGAGGATGAAAAGGCTTTGGCAGAGGAAGGCCTGACGGAGGATTTGTCTGAATGGTCCGAATATTAA
- a CDS encoding sulfotransferase yields the protein MRKIILIAGHSRSGSTLLDRLLGEIAGFVTVGELRCLWIRGLLGDELCGCGTPFRSCGYWRDIVADLPAAETREAYARRVLRVQEVAEKSNAIPLLLNPSLRPREFSDRLDEYKHALRRLVSRIFEKTGARVIVDSSKKPAYALIMKELFGNDVHVVHLVRDSRAVAFSRLKTKLRPEVHWKKKNMAIGNPLRTGVEWRLANNILSAMYDAGRCTQLRYEDLVDRPRATIASLVAGVLAVNPATVQVAHIYAGMAELSMAHSVAGNPMRFATGKIPITLDDEWEKKLSGIRRRAVTLMTRKQLKQYNFI from the coding sequence ATGAGAAAAATAATATTAATTGCCGGGCATAGCCGCAGCGGCAGCACCTTGCTCGACCGGCTGCTCGGCGAAATTGCCGGTTTCGTCACGGTCGGCGAGCTTCGCTGCCTGTGGATTCGCGGCCTGCTGGGAGACGAGTTGTGTGGTTGTGGCACGCCGTTTCGCTCCTGCGGGTACTGGCGGGATATCGTTGCAGACCTGCCGGCGGCCGAAACCCGGGAAGCCTATGCGAGGCGGGTTTTGCGGGTGCAAGAAGTGGCCGAGAAAAGCAATGCCATACCGTTGTTGCTGAATCCGTCCCTGAGGCCCAGGGAGTTCTCGGATCGACTCGATGAATACAAGCACGCATTGCGCCGCCTGGTTTCCCGCATTTTCGAGAAAACCGGGGCCCGCGTAATCGTCGATTCATCGAAAAAACCGGCCTATGCGTTGATCATGAAGGAACTGTTTGGCAATGATGTGCACGTCGTTCACCTGGTCCGCGACAGCAGGGCGGTGGCTTTTTCCAGATTGAAGACAAAACTGCGGCCGGAAGTCCATTGGAAGAAAAAGAACATGGCGATCGGCAATCCGCTGCGTACCGGTGTGGAATGGCGGTTGGCCAATAATATTTTGTCAGCCATGTACGATGCGGGCCGGTGCACGCAGTTACGCTACGAGGACCTGGTCGACCGGCCGCGCGCAACCATTGCCAGCCTCGTCGCCGGCGTTCTTGCGGTCAACCCAGCCACCGTACAGGTGGCACACATTTATGCCGGCATGGCGGAACTGAGCATGGCGCATTCGGTGGCCGGTAACCCGATGCGGTTCGCGACCGGGAAAATACCGATCACCCTGGATGACGAGTGGGAAAAGAAACTGTCCGGAATACGGCGCCGCGCCGTTACGCTGATGACCCGCAAGCAACTCAAGCAGTACAACTTCATATAG
- a CDS encoding phosphomannomutase, with amino-acid sequence MAKITCFKAYDVRGRVPDQLNADICYRIGRAVADYLQPGRIVVGRDIRHTSEELCQALTRGLVSKGVQVFDIGEGGTEQIYFATFHEHMDGGIMVTASHNPIDFNGLKFVREDSRPISADTGLEDIRRLAESDDSTDPGGAESAATPIDIADAYIEHLLGYVNTDDLKPLKIVSNPGNAGAGAVIDRLAPLLPFEFVRVHHQVDADFPNGIPNPLLPENRPSTSDAVISSGADLGVAWDGDFDRCFFFDELGQYIEGYYIVGLLAEVFLQAQPGASIIYDPRLTWNTVAIVEASGGVPVMSKSGHSFIKERMRAENAVYGGEMSAHHYFRDFAYCDSGMLPWLLVAQLISTSGKSLSALVVDRVARFPASGEINRQIDDAAAVMEKLQAHYAADAIAVDHIDGLSMEFAEWRFNIRSSNTEPLVRLNVESRGDKALMEARTEELLELMS; translated from the coding sequence ATGGCAAAAATCACCTGTTTCAAAGCCTACGATGTCCGCGGTCGCGTCCCCGACCAGCTCAATGCCGATATTTGTTACCGGATCGGGCGCGCGGTTGCCGACTACTTGCAACCCGGGCGCATCGTCGTCGGTCGCGATATCCGTCATACCAGTGAGGAACTGTGCCAGGCGCTGACCCGCGGTCTGGTGAGCAAAGGCGTGCAGGTTTTCGACATCGGTGAAGGCGGCACCGAGCAGATCTATTTCGCGACCTTCCACGAGCACATGGATGGCGGGATCATGGTCACCGCCAGCCACAACCCGATCGATTTCAACGGGCTGAAATTCGTCCGCGAGGACTCGCGGCCGATCAGCGCCGATACCGGGCTCGAGGACATCCGCCGCCTGGCCGAGTCGGACGATTCGACGGACCCCGGCGGGGCGGAATCGGCGGCCACGCCGATCGATATTGCCGATGCCTACATCGAGCATCTGCTGGGCTATGTCAACACAGACGATTTGAAGCCGCTGAAAATTGTCAGCAACCCGGGCAATGCCGGCGCCGGCGCCGTGATCGACCGGCTGGCGCCGTTGTTGCCGTTCGAATTCGTCCGCGTGCATCATCAGGTGGATGCCGATTTTCCCAACGGCATTCCGAACCCGCTGCTGCCGGAGAACCGGCCGAGCACGAGCGATGCGGTGATTTCCTCCGGGGCCGACTTAGGCGTCGCCTGGGACGGTGATTTTGACCGTTGTTTCTTCTTCGACGAGCTGGGCCAATACATCGAAGGTTATTACATCGTCGGTCTGCTGGCCGAGGTGTTTTTGCAAGCCCAGCCCGGTGCATCGATTATTTACGACCCGCGGCTGACCTGGAACACGGTGGCTATCGTCGAGGCCAGCGGTGGCGTACCGGTGATGAGCAAATCGGGGCATTCGTTTATCAAAGAGCGGATGCGCGCGGAAAACGCCGTCTATGGCGGTGAAATGAGCGCGCATCACTATTTCAGGGATTTCGCCTACTGTGACAGCGGCATGCTGCCGTGGCTGCTGGTGGCGCAACTGATATCGACCAGCGGCAAGAGTCTGTCCGCCCTGGTGGTCGACCGGGTGGCGCGGTTCCCGGCCAGCGGCGAGATCAACCGGCAGATCGACGATGCGGCTGCGGTCATGGAAAAACTGCAGGCCCATTACGCCGCCGACGCCATCGCCGTGGATCACATCGACGGGCTGAGCATGGAGTTTGCCGAATGGCGTTTTAATATCCGCTCGTCCAACACCGAACCGCTGGTGCGGTTGAATGTCGAAAGCCGTGGCGACAAAGCCCTGATGGAGGCGCGGACCGAGGAATTGCTGGAGCTGATGAGCTAG
- a CDS encoding mannose-1-phosphate guanylyltransferase/mannose-6-phosphate isomerase: NTAPAAAVAALLAMASDAQARILILPADHVIADTAAFHQAVASGLALVDEGRLVTFGVVPTSPETGYGYIRKGGEAGVAGPVEEFVEKPDLAAAMRYLSSENYLWNSGMFLFAAADFLAELGKFAPKMLAACRKAIDGAKRDLDFTRLDADAFLACPADSIDYAVMEKTDRASVVPLDAGWSDVGSWASLHDALDNDEHNNAVYGDTVIEDSFNCYVYAGHRLVATVGLRDHVVIETKDAVLVAPKNRAQDVKAVVARLKEQDRSETELGRQVFRPWGSYDSIDHGDGFQVKRLIVNPGGVLSLQMHRHRAEHWVVVRGTARITRGEEVFDLKENESTFIPIGTKHRIENPGTEPLHIIEVQSGSYLGEDDIVRFEDTYGRTGRTD; encoded by the coding sequence AAACACCGCACCGGCTGCGGCGGTCGCCGCGTTGCTGGCGATGGCAAGCGACGCGCAAGCCCGCATCCTGATTCTGCCCGCCGATCATGTGATTGCCGATACCGCTGCGTTCCATCAGGCTGTCGCCAGCGGCCTGGCGCTGGTGGACGAGGGGCGGCTGGTGACTTTTGGGGTCGTGCCGACCAGCCCGGAGACCGGCTATGGCTATATTCGAAAAGGCGGGGAAGCCGGCGTTGCGGGACCGGTCGAGGAGTTTGTGGAAAAACCGGATCTGGCCGCGGCGATGCGATACCTGTCCTCGGAGAATTATCTTTGGAACAGCGGGATGTTCTTGTTTGCGGCCGCCGATTTTCTGGCTGAACTCGGGAAATTCGCGCCGAAGATGCTGGCGGCGTGTCGCAAAGCGATTGACGGGGCGAAACGCGATCTCGATTTCACCCGCCTCGACGCCGATGCTTTCCTGGCCTGCCCGGCGGATTCGATCGATTACGCGGTGATGGAAAAGACCGATCGCGCGTCGGTGGTGCCGCTCGATGCCGGTTGGAGCGATGTCGGCTCGTGGGCTTCGCTGCACGATGCGCTGGACAACGACGAGCACAACAATGCGGTTTATGGCGATACCGTTATCGAAGACAGCTTCAACTGCTATGTTTATGCCGGCCACCGGCTGGTGGCGACGGTCGGGCTTAGAGATCACGTCGTGATCGAAACCAAGGACGCGGTGCTGGTGGCGCCGAAAAACCGCGCGCAGGATGTGAAGGCGGTAGTGGCCCGGCTGAAGGAGCAGGATCGCAGCGAAACGGAACTTGGCCGCCAGGTGTTCCGGCCGTGGGGAAGCTACGACAGCATCGATCACGGCGATGGCTTCCAGGTCAAACGCCTGATTGTGAATCCCGGCGGCGTGTTGTCATTGCAGATGCATCGCCATCGCGCGGAACATTGGGTCGTGGTGCGTGGCACCGCGAGGATTACCCGCGGCGAGGAGGTGTTCGATCTGAAGGAAAACGAATCGACTTTTATCCCGATCGGCACCAAGCACCGCATCGAGAACCCGGGAACAGAGCCGTTGCATATCATCGAGGTGCAATCGGGTTCGTATCTGGGCGAAGACGATATCGTGCGTTTTGAAGATACCTACGGCCGGACAGGGCGAACGGATTAA